A stretch of Episyrphus balteatus chromosome 2, idEpiBalt1.1, whole genome shotgun sequence DNA encodes these proteins:
- the LOC129909217 gene encoding glutamate decarboxylase isoform X1 codes for MNRKRKLLTGGEDPHCSSQNTEEKMSLNPNNYKLSDRTGRLTAYDLQPTTVAAGSETREFLLKVIDVLLDFVKSTNDRNEKILDFHHPEDMKRLLDLEIPDRAVTLQQLIEDCATTLKYGVKTGHPHFFNQLSCGLDLVSMAGEWLTATANTNMFTYEIAPVFILMENVVLTKMREIIGWNGGDSILAPGGSISNLYAFLAARHKMFPGYKERGASALPGQLVMFTSDQCHYSIKSCSSVCGLGTDNCVMVPSDENGRMITKELERLIVERKQKGHVPFFVNATAGTTVLGAFDPLNEVADICQRHNCWMHVDAAWGGGLLLSRKYRHPRLSGVERADSVTWNPHKLMGALLQCSTIHFKEDGLLISCNQMSAEYLFMTDKQYDISYDTGDKVIQCGRHNDIFKLWLQWRSKGTEGFERQQDRLMDLTKYQVKRIREQSERFHLIMEPECVNVSFWYVPKRLRGVPHDSKKEQELAKICPIIKGRMMQKGSLMVGYQPDDRRPNFFRSIISSAAVTEQDVDFMLDEIHRLGDDL; via the exons AGGAGAAAATgtcgttaaatccaaacaactATAAACTGTCTGATAGGACTGGGAGGCTTACAGCTTACG ACCTGCAGCCTACAACAGTTGCTGCTGGCTCAGAGACCCGAGAATTTCTTCTCAAAGTCATCGATGTTCTTCTCGATTTCGTTAAGAGCACCAACGATCGCAATGAGAAAATTCTTGACTTCCATCATCCTGAGGACATGAAACGTCTGCTAGATTTGGAAATTCCCGATCGTGCAGTAACACTTCAACAACTCATCGAAGATTGTGCTACCACATTGAAGTATGGAGTTAAGACCG GACATCCACATTTCTTCAATCAACTGTCATGTGGATTGGATTTGGTTTCAATGGCCGGAGAATGGTTAACTGCGACAGCTAATACCAACATGTTTACTTACGAAATTGCTCCAGTGTTCATTTTGATGGAGAATGTCGTTCTAACTAAGATGCGAGAGATCATTGGATGGAATGGTGGTGACTCAATTTTAGCTCCAGGAGGATCAATTTCCAATTTGTATGCTTTCTTGGCTGCCCGACACAAGATGTTCCCAGGCTACAAAGAGCGTGGAGCTAGTGCATTGCCTGGACAACTTGTTATGTTCACTTCAGACCAATGTCATTATTCCATTAAATCGTGTTCGTCAGTTTGTGGTCTTGGCACAGACAATTGTGTTATGGTGCCATCAGATGAAAATGGACGCATGATAACTAAAGAACTTGAACGACTTATTGTCGAACGAAAACAAAAGGGACATGTTCCATTCTTTGTTAATGCCACTGCCGGAACAACAGTATTGGGAGCTTTTGATCCACTCAATGAAGTTGCAGACATATGTCAGCGTCACAATTGCTGGATGCATGTTGAT GCTGCTTGGGGTGGTGGATTACTTTTGTCACGCAAATATCGTCACCCAAGATTGTCAGGAGTTGAAAG AGCCGATTCGGTCACATGGAATCCACACAAGCTGATGGGTGCCCTTCTTCAGTGTTCAACTATCCACTTCAAGGAAGAT GGACTTTTAATCAGTTGCAATCAAATGTCTGCTGAATACTTGTTCATGACTGACAAACAATATGACATCAGCTATGACACAGGTGACAAAGTGATACAATGCGGACGTCACAACGATATCTTCAAGCTGTGGTTGCAGTGGCGTTCAAAGGGTACCGAAGGTTTCGAAAGACAACAAGATCGTCTAATGGATCTTACAAAGTATCAAGTGAAGCGCATTCGAGAACAATCAGAACGCTTCCATTTGATCATGGAACCAGAGTGTGTTAATGTATCATTTTGGTATGTTCCAAAACGTTTGAGGGGTGTTCCACACGACAGCAAAAAGGAACAGGAACTTGCAAAg ATTTGCCCAATCATCAAAGGAAGAATGATGCAAAAGGGTAGTCTTATGGTTGGCTATCAGCCCGACGATCGTCGACCAAATTTCTTCAGGTCAATTATTTCATCAGCAGCTGTTACCGAACAAGATGTTGATTTCATGTTAGATGAAATTCATCGTCTTGGCGATGacttgtaa
- the LOC129909217 gene encoding glutamate decarboxylase isoform X2, giving the protein MSLNPNNYKLSDRTGRLTAYDLQPTTVAAGSETREFLLKVIDVLLDFVKSTNDRNEKILDFHHPEDMKRLLDLEIPDRAVTLQQLIEDCATTLKYGVKTGHPHFFNQLSCGLDLVSMAGEWLTATANTNMFTYEIAPVFILMENVVLTKMREIIGWNGGDSILAPGGSISNLYAFLAARHKMFPGYKERGASALPGQLVMFTSDQCHYSIKSCSSVCGLGTDNCVMVPSDENGRMITKELERLIVERKQKGHVPFFVNATAGTTVLGAFDPLNEVADICQRHNCWMHVDAAWGGGLLLSRKYRHPRLSGVERADSVTWNPHKLMGALLQCSTIHFKEDGLLISCNQMSAEYLFMTDKQYDISYDTGDKVIQCGRHNDIFKLWLQWRSKGTEGFERQQDRLMDLTKYQVKRIREQSERFHLIMEPECVNVSFWYVPKRLRGVPHDSKKEQELAKICPIIKGRMMQKGSLMVGYQPDDRRPNFFRSIISSAAVTEQDVDFMLDEIHRLGDDL; this is encoded by the exons ATgtcgttaaatccaaacaactATAAACTGTCTGATAGGACTGGGAGGCTTACAGCTTACG ACCTGCAGCCTACAACAGTTGCTGCTGGCTCAGAGACCCGAGAATTTCTTCTCAAAGTCATCGATGTTCTTCTCGATTTCGTTAAGAGCACCAACGATCGCAATGAGAAAATTCTTGACTTCCATCATCCTGAGGACATGAAACGTCTGCTAGATTTGGAAATTCCCGATCGTGCAGTAACACTTCAACAACTCATCGAAGATTGTGCTACCACATTGAAGTATGGAGTTAAGACCG GACATCCACATTTCTTCAATCAACTGTCATGTGGATTGGATTTGGTTTCAATGGCCGGAGAATGGTTAACTGCGACAGCTAATACCAACATGTTTACTTACGAAATTGCTCCAGTGTTCATTTTGATGGAGAATGTCGTTCTAACTAAGATGCGAGAGATCATTGGATGGAATGGTGGTGACTCAATTTTAGCTCCAGGAGGATCAATTTCCAATTTGTATGCTTTCTTGGCTGCCCGACACAAGATGTTCCCAGGCTACAAAGAGCGTGGAGCTAGTGCATTGCCTGGACAACTTGTTATGTTCACTTCAGACCAATGTCATTATTCCATTAAATCGTGTTCGTCAGTTTGTGGTCTTGGCACAGACAATTGTGTTATGGTGCCATCAGATGAAAATGGACGCATGATAACTAAAGAACTTGAACGACTTATTGTCGAACGAAAACAAAAGGGACATGTTCCATTCTTTGTTAATGCCACTGCCGGAACAACAGTATTGGGAGCTTTTGATCCACTCAATGAAGTTGCAGACATATGTCAGCGTCACAATTGCTGGATGCATGTTGAT GCTGCTTGGGGTGGTGGATTACTTTTGTCACGCAAATATCGTCACCCAAGATTGTCAGGAGTTGAAAG AGCCGATTCGGTCACATGGAATCCACACAAGCTGATGGGTGCCCTTCTTCAGTGTTCAACTATCCACTTCAAGGAAGAT GGACTTTTAATCAGTTGCAATCAAATGTCTGCTGAATACTTGTTCATGACTGACAAACAATATGACATCAGCTATGACACAGGTGACAAAGTGATACAATGCGGACGTCACAACGATATCTTCAAGCTGTGGTTGCAGTGGCGTTCAAAGGGTACCGAAGGTTTCGAAAGACAACAAGATCGTCTAATGGATCTTACAAAGTATCAAGTGAAGCGCATTCGAGAACAATCAGAACGCTTCCATTTGATCATGGAACCAGAGTGTGTTAATGTATCATTTTGGTATGTTCCAAAACGTTTGAGGGGTGTTCCACACGACAGCAAAAAGGAACAGGAACTTGCAAAg ATTTGCCCAATCATCAAAGGAAGAATGATGCAAAAGGGTAGTCTTATGGTTGGCTATCAGCCCGACGATCGTCGACCAAATTTCTTCAGGTCAATTATTTCATCAGCAGCTGTTACCGAACAAGATGTTGATTTCATGTTAGATGAAATTCATCGTCTTGGCGATGacttgtaa